The window TCGGCGCCTTCGTGCGCAACGCCGTGATCCGTTTCGCGGAGGGCAGGGTCGCGGGCCACGGCCCCTTTCGCGTGGGATTGCGCCTGGAGGAAGGCTGGCTGTATGCCGAGGGCCTGACGCACTGGGAGGTCGACGCGGAGGGACGGCTGCTGCTGGCTGGCCACGACGACCAGGGCCGGCTGACCGTCGCGCTGGAGCTCAGCCGGGCGCCGTTTCCGCTTTGAGGCTGGAGGAGATGGACGTGGAAGGTCCGCTTTTGGTTGTGCTGGCCCACCCGGATGACGAGTCGTTCGCCTGTGGCGGCACCATGGCGCTGCATGCGGCGCGCGGCGTGCCGGTGACGTACGTGTGCGCCACGCGGGGCGAAATG of the Clostridia bacterium genome contains:
- a CDS encoding YojF family protein, whose protein sequence is MTPIDPAQVTARLKEFAGQPVYVHLETTTGAYTKGAFGAFVRNAVIRFAEGRVAGHGPFRVGLRLEEGWLYAEGLTHWEVDAEGRLLLAGHDDQGRLTVALELSRAPFPL